A genomic segment from Polyangium mundeleinium encodes:
- a CDS encoding Fic family protein, translating into MAAKKTRKLAKNTKKKAATRAKASRRAAPPRKTAAAKLKKKPRAQATKRAKPAAKKAVRKAAAARATKRVAVVKKRAAAKKAKATVKPKKKAVVRAKRAPVRKAQSPAKKRIKRAIAKKKSKKVARKPARAAERRQARAIPRKKKAALPKVKRAARPAAKARPVKRVAKPTRPKRPARPAPKARAVEKARKKAELREAREAREAKEAKKSEAAAKARAAREAEEAERLAAKAERLAAKEALRKGKAAKKDKAARKEKEAEQAPAPKEKAKALPLKEKGKAAKEKPAEEREPVAKEKGAKEKGAKEKGAKEKGAKEKKKGKLLKADKPREGRLIAVREPAPRVVALPLPLLPPTRRATIEERSEVIEKRLTSQSEEFQKNYTDRFDMSWIFHDSALEGVVYTFEELRTALSGYAPPVSDTNLQPTYDDIRRHKEAIEFVRDYGKKKLPITIDVIKKIYLILHPEEGDIKTVKYRKDIPQHRLYFHEYVPPDKIAYKVRQIVDWLNDPETRKTRNGLRIAARAHYDLLRVYPFQSDSGKVSRLFMNLLLIRSGLPPSIIHSTERQRYYEALKGSATTVLQMVQEAVENALSSVEKLLDEYETRKRAFVS; encoded by the coding sequence ATGGCGGCTAAAAAGACCCGTAAATTGGCCAAGAACACCAAGAAGAAGGCAGCTACCCGAGCCAAGGCGAGTCGGCGCGCGGCCCCGCCCCGAAAAACGGCGGCGGCGAAGCTCAAAAAGAAGCCGCGTGCGCAGGCCACGAAGCGAGCGAAGCCAGCCGCGAAGAAGGCCGTCCGCAAGGCCGCTGCCGCACGCGCGACAAAACGCGTGGCGGTGGTGAAAAAGCGCGCGGCCGCCAAGAAGGCCAAGGCGACGGTAAAGCCGAAGAAAAAAGCGGTCGTCCGCGCCAAACGCGCGCCGGTCCGGAAGGCGCAAAGCCCCGCGAAGAAGAGGATCAAGCGCGCGATCGCGAAGAAGAAGTCGAAGAAGGTCGCGCGCAAACCCGCCCGAGCCGCCGAGCGTCGCCAAGCCCGCGCGATCCCGCGCAAGAAGAAGGCGGCGCTCCCGAAGGTCAAACGCGCTGCGCGCCCGGCCGCGAAGGCCCGCCCGGTCAAGCGCGTCGCCAAGCCGACCCGCCCGAAGCGGCCGGCGCGGCCCGCCCCGAAAGCTCGCGCCGTCGAGAAGGCCCGCAAGAAGGCCGAGCTCCGGGAGGCGCGCGAGGCGAGGGAGGCCAAGGAGGCCAAGAAGTCCGAGGCCGCCGCCAAGGCCCGCGCCGCGCGTGAGGCGGAGGAGGCCGAGCGGCTCGCTGCCAAGGCCGAGCGGCTCGCCGCCAAGGAAGCTCTCCGAAAGGGGAAAGCGGCGAAGAAGGACAAGGCGGCCCGCAAGGAGAAGGAGGCCGAGCAGGCCCCGGCTCCGAAGGAGAAGGCCAAGGCCCTCCCGCTCAAGGAGAAGGGCAAGGCCGCCAAGGAGAAGCCGGCCGAGGAGCGTGAGCCGGTCGCCAAGGAAAAGGGCGCCAAGGAAAAAGGCGCCAAGGAAAAGGGCGCCAAGGAAAAGGGCGCCAAGGAAAAGAAGAAGGGCAAGCTCCTCAAGGCCGACAAGCCGCGTGAGGGCCGCCTCATCGCGGTGCGCGAGCCTGCGCCCCGGGTCGTGGCGCTCCCGCTGCCGCTCCTTCCCCCGACGCGCCGCGCGACCATCGAGGAGCGCTCGGAGGTCATCGAGAAGCGCCTGACCTCGCAGAGCGAGGAGTTCCAGAAGAACTACACGGACCGCTTCGACATGTCGTGGATCTTCCACGACAGCGCGCTCGAGGGTGTCGTGTACACGTTCGAGGAGCTACGGACGGCGCTCTCCGGATATGCCCCGCCGGTCTCGGACACGAACCTTCAGCCGACCTACGACGACATTCGCCGCCACAAGGAGGCGATCGAGTTCGTCCGCGATTACGGCAAGAAGAAGCTGCCCATTACGATCGACGTGATCAAGAAGATCTACCTCATCCTCCATCCGGAAGAGGGAGACATCAAGACCGTCAAGTACCGCAAGGACATCCCGCAGCACCGGCTGTATTTCCACGAGTATGTGCCGCCGGACAAGATCGCCTACAAGGTGCGGCAAATCGTGGATTGGCTGAACGATCCCGAGACGCGCAAGACCCGCAATGGCCTGCGCATCGCGGCCCGCGCTCACTACGACCTCCTGCGCGTCTATCCCTTCCAGTCGGACAGCGGCAAGGTCTCGCGGCTGTTCATGAACCTCCTGCTCATCCGCTCGGGCCTGCCGCCGTCGATCATCCACTCGACCGAGCGCCAGCGTTACTACGAGGCGCTCAAGGGCTCGGCCACGACCGTGCTCCAGATGGTGCAGGAGGCGGTCGAGAACGCGCTCTCCAGCGTGGAGAAGCTCCTCGACGAGTACGAGACGCGAAAGCGCGCGTTCGTGAGCTGA
- the nth gene encoding endonuclease III, with product MTATNQARALAQETFRRLRVIHPDAHCELDHANPFQLLVATVLSAQTTDVLVNQITPKLFGRWPDAPSLAKAPVAEVAALLRERLGMFNQKGKNIVGLAKKLVEKHGGEVPRTLAALVELPGVGRKTANVVLGVAFGRPEGVVVDTHVQRLSQRLGWTTEQKPETIEKALCALFPPEDWNMLSLVLIFHGRRVCFAKKPACAACGVNDACPSAFAAENVGRKPPRKRPAVVTEAAPKKKAAATKGVTKKAATTKATTKKVVVNKGSATRIAPQKAAAKGKGSGQA from the coding sequence ATGACCGCGACGAACCAGGCACGCGCGCTCGCCCAGGAGACCTTCAGGCGCCTGCGCGTGATCCATCCGGACGCACACTGCGAGCTCGACCATGCAAACCCCTTCCAGCTCCTCGTCGCCACGGTGCTGAGCGCCCAGACGACGGACGTGCTGGTCAATCAGATCACGCCGAAGCTGTTCGGCCGCTGGCCCGACGCGCCATCCCTGGCGAAGGCGCCGGTCGCCGAAGTCGCGGCGCTGCTGCGCGAGCGACTCGGGATGTTCAACCAGAAAGGGAAGAACATCGTCGGGCTCGCGAAAAAGCTCGTGGAGAAGCACGGCGGCGAGGTGCCGCGGACGCTCGCCGCGCTCGTGGAGCTGCCCGGCGTCGGGCGAAAAACGGCGAACGTGGTGCTCGGCGTCGCGTTTGGCCGACCCGAGGGCGTTGTGGTGGACACGCACGTGCAGCGGCTGTCGCAGCGGCTCGGCTGGACCACGGAGCAGAAGCCCGAGACGATCGAGAAGGCGCTCTGCGCGCTGTTCCCGCCCGAAGACTGGAACATGCTGTCGCTCGTTTTGATCTTCCACGGGCGGCGGGTCTGCTTCGCGAAGAAGCCCGCGTGCGCCGCGTGCGGGGTGAACGACGCGTGCCCGAGCGCGTTCGCGGCGGAGAACGTGGGGCGTAAGCCGCCGAGGAAGCGGCCGGCCGTGGTCACCGAGGCAGCGCCAAAGAAGAAGGCCGCGGCGACGAAGGGTGTCACGAAGAAGGCCGCGACGACGAAGGCGACCACGAAGAAGGTCGTCGTGAACAAGGGCAGCGCGACGCGGATCGCGCCCCAAAAAGCTGCCGCGAAAGGGAAGGGGAGCGGGCAGGCTTAA
- the meaB gene encoding methylmalonyl Co-A mutase-associated GTPase MeaB, whose amino-acid sequence MHPLAEKVLARDMRGTARACRLADDRTGDYLTVLKELFPHTGRAWTIGVTGNPGAGKSTLTDRLIAVFRKQGKRVAVVAIDPTSPFSGGAILGDRIRMQAHFSDPEVFIRSLATRGALGGLSRSAADVIRVLDAWGADVILVETVGVGQDELEITRTADTTLVVMAPGLGDDVQAIKAGLLECADVFAVNKADREGADAAVRDLELMIALGGEVVKAGVHSRGHAAGTLDIQKQVVRHDAHKWVPPVARTVSTRDEGVAALVTQLEAHHTWLTGTESGAARRFERLREAMRTQLREALLDAAMGELGGALDEAAQAVAHRQADPYTAAERLVTAFRGR is encoded by the coding sequence GTGCATCCGCTCGCCGAGAAGGTGCTCGCCCGGGACATGCGTGGCACAGCCCGGGCCTGCCGTCTGGCCGACGATCGCACCGGGGACTATCTCACGGTCCTGAAGGAACTCTTCCCGCACACGGGCCGCGCCTGGACCATCGGCGTGACGGGCAACCCCGGCGCGGGCAAGAGCACGCTGACGGATCGGCTCATCGCTGTCTTCCGCAAGCAAGGCAAGCGCGTCGCCGTGGTCGCGATCGATCCGACGAGCCCCTTCTCCGGCGGCGCGATCCTCGGCGATCGCATCCGGATGCAGGCGCATTTCAGCGATCCCGAGGTGTTCATCCGATCGCTCGCGACGCGCGGCGCGCTCGGCGGTTTGTCGCGCTCGGCCGCAGACGTGATCCGCGTGCTCGACGCGTGGGGCGCAGATGTGATCCTCGTGGAGACGGTCGGGGTCGGTCAGGACGAACTCGAGATCACGCGCACGGCGGACACGACGCTCGTGGTGATGGCGCCGGGGCTCGGCGACGACGTGCAGGCGATCAAGGCAGGCCTGCTCGAATGCGCAGACGTGTTCGCCGTGAACAAGGCGGATCGCGAGGGCGCGGACGCGGCGGTGCGGGACCTCGAGCTCATGATCGCGCTCGGCGGCGAGGTCGTGAAGGCGGGCGTGCACAGCCGAGGGCACGCGGCGGGCACGCTCGACATCCAGAAGCAGGTGGTGCGGCACGACGCGCACAAGTGGGTGCCGCCCGTGGCGCGGACCGTGTCGACGCGGGACGAGGGCGTGGCCGCGCTGGTGACGCAGCTCGAAGCGCACCACACGTGGCTCACGGGCACGGAGTCAGGCGCGGCGCGGCGGTTCGAGCGGCTCCGCGAGGCGATGCGCACGCAGCTCCGCGAGGCGCTGCTCGACGCGGCGATGGGCGAGCTCGGCGGCGCGCTCGACGAGGCCGCGCAGGCCGTGGCGCATCGGCAAGCCGATCCGTACACCGCGGCCGAGCGGCTCGTGACTGCATTCCGCGGCCGTTAA